The Thalassotalea sp. LPB0316 nucleotide sequence TTGATTACTGCCTAATGACTCAAGTGTTTTACTTATCACGTCAATTTGGGCATTAAAATCCGGTGCGTTAACAACTTGCAATTCAATATCTAATGTTGCTAATTGCGCTTTTAGGAGTGCGACATGACGCAAGATCAAGTCGACTTTGATTGGCGCCATATGATGTTTATGCCACTGCTGTGGCGTGGCAATAAAGATAGCGTGTTTAACGCCATGCGCTAGTGCGTATTCGAGGGCAGGGTTGTCGTGAATCCGAAGATCGTTTCTAAACCACAGTAACAAAATTCTTCCTTAATAAATGTTAAAAGCCTACCTTTAGGTAAGCTTTTATAATCACTAGTAGCCGTATCTCAGTTTTAGTTGTTCCGGGTAGGGCGACAAATAAAACTGCTTCGACAGATAGGGTTTCGGGAACGACAACAAATAATGCTTAATTAATGTTAATGGCACCATTAGTGGCATCAAGCCTTTGCGATAGGCCTCAATTTGCTGGCACAATTCTTCGCGTTGAACTTTGGATAAGTGATGCGAAAAATACCCTTGAATGTGCTGCAAGGTATTGGCATGGCCCTTGCGAGTCGCCTTTATTTTCAACGCTTCCATCAATCCGGTGATGTAAGTATCGGCTAGCTCTTCTAATGATAGCTCATTGCCTGCCAACAATCGCCCTAGTGATTTGTAAGCTTGCTGTGAATGGCTCATTACGGTGTACTTAAACGTTGAGTGGAACTCAATCAATTTGTGTTTAGTTAAGCCGCTAGCGACTAAATCTTGCCATTTGCGATAAGCAAACACACGGGCAACAAAGTTCTCGCGAATAATCGGATCATTTAACCGACCATTCTCTTCACAAGGCAGTAGTGGATTGGCTTTCATAATTTCGCGGGCAAACACACCAACACCATCTGAAGTCGCGCCTTTGCCGTCTTCGCGATAGACTTTGACGCGTTCCATGCCACAACTTGGGCTCTTGGCAGTAAAGATAAAACCACTAAATTGCTTGGCCACTTTTGCAACGCGCTTACCGTATTCCTCTAACGCATCGGTAATATCACCACTGCCATCAGGGCGGGCAACTGTGATGATATCGTCTTTTCTGATTTGACGAATCGTTGGTCTAGGTACAGGTAAACCTACGGCAACTTCAGGGCAAAAGCTTCTGTATTGCACGTGCTGACCAAGCTCTTTGACGCAAAAGTGTGACGTTTTTGCGCTTGCATCATATCTCACTTCATGGCCTGTTAAACAGGCGCTGATACCAATGTTAATAGGTTTAGCCATGATAAATTCCTCTACAGTACTTAATACAGAAATTGAGCAATTGGGTTAAGTAACTTATTAATACCTTGGGTAAAGTGTTGGGCATCGTCTGACACAGTAAAGCATAAACAGCCCTCTTCCGACACGGGTTGGTGAGTGTGCTCGCCATCTAGCATAATAAAATCACCTGCGACATATTCACCCATATCATCTTTAAAACTACCCGATAACAACAACGTCAATTCATAGCCTTTGTGGGTATGCTCTGGTACGCTGCCACCGGGCTCTATATTGAGTAGGCTAGAGCGCACTTTACCTTCATCAAGGGCTAACCGAGCGCGCGATAACTTGCCGATATTCGACCAGTTCGTGGTCGGGATGTTACTGATGGCTCTAGGCAATACAATATTCTTGCCTTTGATTGATATCGTTTTTTGTTCTGGTGTTTTTGTCTGTTCGATGTCGTCACTTGCCGTAATCGCACTGATCATAGCGTCGAGATCTAGCTCGATAGCTTCGTTTTCGAGCTTACTATCGGTAGGTTTACCAGAAGCCACCTCAAATGAGATTTCAGCGCGTTCATCAGTGATTGTCGCGACTTTTTCTGCGCAAACAGGACACATCTCCACATGCATAGCGATAGCAGCCGATAGTGAAACCGGTAACTCAGCCTCAACATATGACGCTAATAATTCTTGGCTAGGGTGGTGTTTAATCATGTTCTGCTCCCATGTGTTGCTTGAGCTTCGCCAGTGCTAGTCTTAATCTTGATTTAATCGTGCCAAGTGGAATATTGAGTTGCTTCGACAACTGCTCTTGCGATAGCTCCATAAAGTAAACGCCACGGATCACTTGTTGTTGGGCTTCAGGTAGTTTGTCGATGTGCGCCATTAAGTGTTGATTTTCAAGATGGTCGTCATAATCTACTTCGGTTTGTTGATCACCTTCAATTAATGGCCAAATGTCATCGCTTAACGTGTCTTCCTTCTTTGCCTTAATTTTGCGTAATAAATCGAAACTGGCGTTGCGCATGATTGAGTAAATCCATGTGGTTGGCGCCCCTTTTTCTGGGTGGAACAAATGGGCCTTTCGCCAAACGTTAGTCATGGTTTCTTGCAAAATTTCGCCAGCTAGTTGCGGGTTGTTGAATTTTTGCGAGCAGATGTTAGTGATTTTAGGCGCAAAAAATCTAAACAATTGGGTAAAAGCTTGTTTATCTCGGTGCTGAGCGACTTGTTCTAGCCAAGTTGTTAATTGCGCTAAGTCTGTTTTTTCGTTCATCTTTATAGGTTTACTCTGGCTTTTGCCTTTTGACAAGGGCTTTGTCATAACTTTTGCCGAAAAACCTTGTTGTTTTTGAGATGAATGCTCCACTATTTGCATGCCAGTCTCCATTTTTAGGTGTTACTAGTCAGTACGGTACTGGTGCTGCAAACAGATCAAAAAAAATTGAAAAAAGTTTAGCTTTTTGCGCTTGCTAATATGGAGGTGATAAGCGATTCAGCACGGTTAATTTTCGAAGGTTCGATTAGCGTGTTTTTTTGATCGAATTTGATTGGCAATAATTCAAGCCAACGTGCGCACAACCAAGATAAATCGAGAACGATCTCTGGATAAAGTTTTTCCAAAGGCGGATTGTGTTTGATTAAGTGAGCTAAGTTAATCGCGAGTTCATGGTCTTCGTCAACGGGTGTGAATGACCAAAAAGGTTTTTCACTGACGTTGCCGATTAGCAGTAGATCTTCATTTTGAAAAGCATCGTTAATCTTAACAAGCTGTTTGCATTTTACCGTAATTAGCAACATGCCGTTGTCGTCTTGATCGAAATCGATGATCTCAACCCAACTCGCCCAATCAGCATATTGTTCAAGCGCTTGGTTTTGATATTTAATTGCAAA carries:
- a CDS encoding YbgA family protein; this encodes MAKPINIGISACLTGHEVRYDASAKTSHFCVKELGQHVQYRSFCPEVAVGLPVPRPTIRQIRKDDIITVARPDGSGDITDALEEYGKRVAKVAKQFSGFIFTAKSPSCGMERVKVYREDGKGATSDGVGVFAREIMKANPLLPCEENGRLNDPIIRENFVARVFAYRKWQDLVASGLTKHKLIEFHSTFKYTVMSHSQQAYKSLGRLLAGNELSLEELADTYITGLMEALKIKATRKGHANTLQHIQGYFSHHLSKVQREELCQQIEAYRKGLMPLMVPLTLIKHYLLSFPKPYLSKQFYLSPYPEQLKLRYGY
- a CDS encoding ChrR family anti-sigma-E factor, with amino-acid sequence MIKHHPSQELLASYVEAELPVSLSAAIAMHVEMCPVCAEKVATITDERAEISFEVASGKPTDSKLENEAIELDLDAMISAITASDDIEQTKTPEQKTISIKGKNIVLPRAISNIPTTNWSNIGKLSRARLALDEGKVRSSLLNIEPGGSVPEHTHKGYELTLLLSGSFKDDMGEYVAGDFIMLDGEHTHQPVSEEGCLCFTVSDDAQHFTQGINKLLNPIAQFLY
- a CDS encoding sigma-70 family RNA polymerase sigma factor; translated protein: MQIVEHSSQKQQGFSAKVMTKPLSKGKSQSKPIKMNEKTDLAQLTTWLEQVAQHRDKQAFTQLFRFFAPKITNICSQKFNNPQLAGEILQETMTNVWRKAHLFHPEKGAPTTWIYSIMRNASFDLLRKIKAKKEDTLSDDIWPLIEGDQQTEVDYDDHLENQHLMAHIDKLPEAQQQVIRGVYFMELSQEQLSKQLNIPLGTIKSRLRLALAKLKQHMGAEHD
- a CDS encoding LON peptidase substrate-binding domain-containing protein, whose amino-acid sequence is MNLPIFPLPIFLLPEGVTQLRIFEQRYLNMVKNCNKTQGFAIKYQNQALEQYADWASWVEIIDFDQDDNGMLLITVKCKQLVKINDAFQNEDLLLIGNVSEKPFWSFTPVDEDHELAINLAHLIKHNPPLEKLYPEIVLDLSWLCARWLELLPIKFDQKNTLIEPSKINRAESLITSILASAKS